One Sphingomonas sp. OV641 genomic window carries:
- a CDS encoding DHA2 family efflux MFS transporter permease subunit: MASAAAPVAARPGGPPAQPAPLSGARLGLVAFALALGTFMMVLDTTIANVSLPTIAGNLGVSSDNSTWIVTAFAVANGISVPLTGWLMRRFGVVRTFCTSLALFTLASFLCGIAWSLPSLIIFRVLQGAVSGPMMPGSQALLISVFPPEKRATALGIWSMTTLVAPIMGPILGGYISDNYHWSWIFLINVPFGIFTIAICWSNLKDRETPTAKVPIDTIGLALLVLWVGCLQVMLDLGKNADWFNDPMIVVLTVIAGVGFVAWLIWELTDANPIVDLSLFASRNFAIGNIAFCLGYAVFFANILLLPLWLQTQLGYTATWAGLVAAPSGVVAVLLTPLSARLSGKIDARILASIAFVAFAISYWLRSGYTTYAGFWDFVFPLLVQGVAMSTFFLSMLTISLDRIPPERLPSATGLSNFTRIVAGAFAASMITTAWDRREALHQGRLSEAIGNNVPYQMASEGLANLGLNATQAAAVITRQMVGQAYLLASTDLFRLSAYLSGALLIIVWLCRRPSAHGAGPVAAD; this comes from the coding sequence ATGGCTAGCGCCGCCGCCCCGGTCGCCGCGCGGCCAGGCGGCCCGCCGGCGCAACCCGCTCCGCTATCCGGCGCGCGCCTCGGCCTCGTCGCCTTCGCGCTGGCGCTCGGCACCTTCATGATGGTGCTCGACACCACCATCGCGAACGTCTCGCTTCCCACCATCGCCGGCAATCTGGGTGTCAGCTCGGACAATTCGACCTGGATCGTCACCGCCTTTGCGGTCGCCAACGGTATATCGGTGCCGCTGACCGGATGGCTGATGCGCCGATTCGGCGTGGTGCGCACCTTCTGCACCTCGCTGGCGCTGTTCACGCTCGCCTCCTTCCTGTGCGGCATTGCCTGGAGCCTGCCCTCGCTCATCATCTTCCGCGTGCTTCAGGGCGCGGTGTCCGGCCCCATGATGCCGGGCAGCCAGGCATTGCTGATCTCCGTCTTCCCGCCGGAAAAGCGCGCCACCGCGCTCGGCATCTGGTCGATGACGACGTTGGTCGCGCCGATCATGGGGCCGATCCTCGGCGGCTACATCTCCGATAACTATCATTGGAGCTGGATCTTCCTGATCAACGTGCCCTTCGGCATCTTCACCATCGCGATCTGCTGGTCGAACCTGAAGGATCGGGAGACGCCAACCGCCAAGGTGCCGATCGACACCATCGGCCTCGCGCTGCTGGTGCTGTGGGTCGGCTGCCTGCAGGTGATGCTTGATCTCGGCAAGAATGCCGACTGGTTCAACGATCCGATGATCGTGGTGCTGACGGTGATCGCCGGCGTCGGCTTCGTCGCCTGGCTGATCTGGGAGCTGACCGACGCCAACCCGATCGTCGACCTGTCGCTGTTCGCCAGCCGCAATTTCGCGATCGGCAACATCGCCTTTTGTCTCGGCTATGCGGTGTTCTTCGCCAACATCCTGCTGCTGCCTTTGTGGCTCCAGACGCAGCTTGGCTATACCGCCACCTGGGCCGGCCTTGTCGCCGCGCCCAGCGGGGTGGTGGCGGTGCTGCTCACCCCCTTGAGCGCGCGGCTGTCGGGCAAGATCGACGCGCGGATCCTCGCCAGCATCGCCTTTGTCGCCTTTGCGATCAGTTATTGGCTGCGGTCGGGCTACACCACATACGCCGGCTTCTGGGATTTCGTCTTTCCGCTGCTGGTGCAGGGCGTTGCCATGTCGACCTTCTTCCTGTCGATGCTGACCATCTCGCTCGATCGCATCCCGCCCGAGCGGCTGCCGTCGGCGACCGGCCTGTCCAACTTCACCCGCATCGTCGCCGGCGCCTTTGCCGCATCGATGATCACTACCGCCTGGGACCGGCGCGAGGCGCTGCACCAGGGCCGCTTGTCGGAGGCGATCGGGAACAACGTTCCCTATCAGATGGCGAGCGAGGGGCTGGCCAACCTGGGGCTGAACGCCACCCAGGCGGCGGCCGTCATCACCCGCCAGATGGTGGGTCAGGCCTATCTCCTCGCCTCCACCGATCTGTTCCGCCTGTCCGCCTATCTCAGCGGCGCGCTGCTGATCATCGTGTGGCTGTGCCGCCGCCCCTCTGCCCATGGCGCTGGGCCCGTCGCCGCCGACTGA
- a CDS encoding SRPBCC family protein: protein MFELRIERVIDAPIDRVWTAWTEHYAEWFVPRPWSVEVIENDLRTGGRCAMVMRGPEGEEMPSDGLYLEVVPQRRIVSTDAFLPGWIPAGPFMVRIDEFAGAGEKTHYTAIARHWTEEARDQHAAMGFDTGWNAATDQLEEVVARIR, encoded by the coding sequence ATGTTTGAACTGCGGATCGAGCGCGTGATCGACGCACCCATCGATAGGGTCTGGACCGCCTGGACCGAACATTATGCCGAATGGTTCGTGCCCCGCCCCTGGTCGGTCGAGGTGATCGAGAACGATCTGCGCACCGGCGGCCGCTGCGCCATGGTGATGCGTGGGCCGGAGGGCGAGGAGATGCCGTCGGACGGCCTCTATCTGGAGGTGGTGCCGCAACGCCGGATCGTTTCCACCGACGCATTTCTGCCCGGCTGGATCCCGGCGGGCCCGTTCATGGTGCGGATCGACGAGTTCGCCGGTGCCGGCGAAAAGACCCATTATACCGCCATTGCCCGACACTGGACCGAGGAGGCACGCGACCAGCACGCCGCCATGGGCTTCGACACCGGCTGGAATGCCGCAACGGACCAGCTTGAGGAGGTGGTCGCGCGGATCCGCTGA
- a CDS encoding efflux transporter outer membrane subunit has protein sequence MRRLKMKSRRIVAHAAGPAALAALLAACTPPDTAPQLSQRAPADLGLTGASMPAIDPDWWTAFGDPQLDRIVADASAGNPDLAAALARVRQAQAVLARRDAETGPDITGDANAQVARLSGRYTIPPPYGGSVRFLGTAQANLSWNLDLFGRQRAAIEGARASLTAARFDVDAARLMLAGSIVATYAEVARAERIAAIARQTIAARERAVRLTNTRVQNQLASKLDVQAAVTLLAQARVALTRAEAARVIAVDALAALAGRGSDYAAGIGPTRLSDPVTLALPATIPADLLARRADIAAAAARVDAAAAGRQVARRAFYPDVNLVALAGLQAVGIGNLFNADAGTAGAGAALHLPIFDSGRLEADLAGATAQVDLAIADYNRTVVGAVREAADALAQIRANTAEARAQAEVVRGFAETNRLNAVRINAGLESRLTGIDTDIRLLDAQLASATLSVDALAARARLAQALGGGFDPSRNPAS, from the coding sequence ATGCGCCGCCTGAAGATGAAGTCCCGGCGCATCGTCGCGCACGCCGCCGGCCCGGCTGCGCTCGCCGCGCTGCTCGCTGCCTGCACCCCGCCCGACACCGCGCCGCAGCTCAGCCAGCGGGCGCCTGCGGATCTCGGTCTCACCGGCGCATCCATGCCGGCGATCGATCCCGATTGGTGGACGGCATTCGGCGATCCGCAGCTCGACCGTATCGTCGCCGACGCATCGGCCGGCAATCCGGATCTCGCTGCCGCGCTCGCCCGTGTCCGGCAGGCGCAGGCGGTGCTTGCCCGCCGCGATGCGGAAACCGGGCCGGATATCACCGGCGACGCCAATGCGCAGGTCGCACGACTGTCGGGCCGCTACACCATCCCGCCGCCTTATGGCGGCAGTGTGCGCTTCCTCGGCACCGCCCAGGCGAACCTTTCATGGAACCTCGACCTGTTCGGCCGCCAGCGCGCCGCCATCGAGGGCGCCCGCGCCTCGCTTACCGCCGCCCGCTTCGACGTGGATGCAGCGCGGCTGATGCTCGCTGGCTCGATCGTCGCGACCTATGCTGAGGTGGCCCGCGCCGAGCGGATCGCCGCCATCGCCCGTCAGACGATCGCCGCACGCGAACGCGCCGTGCGGCTCACCAACACGCGGGTGCAGAACCAGCTCGCCAGCAAGCTGGATGTGCAGGCCGCCGTCACCCTGCTCGCCCAGGCACGTGTAGCGTTGACCCGGGCTGAGGCCGCGCGCGTCATTGCGGTGGACGCGCTGGCGGCGCTGGCGGGGCGGGGATCGGATTATGCGGCCGGGATCGGCCCGACGCGCCTGTCCGATCCCGTCACCCTCGCCTTGCCCGCGACGATCCCCGCCGACCTGCTCGCCCGCCGAGCCGATATCGCTGCCGCCGCCGCGCGGGTCGATGCCGCCGCCGCCGGGCGCCAGGTGGCACGCCGCGCCTTTTACCCGGACGTCAATCTGGTCGCGCTTGCCGGCCTGCAGGCGGTGGGCATCGGCAACCTTTTCAACGCCGACGCGGGCACCGCCGGTGCCGGGGCCGCGCTCCACCTGCCGATCTTCGATTCCGGCCGGCTCGAGGCGGATCTCGCCGGGGCGACCGCGCAGGTCGATCTCGCCATCGCGGATTACAACCGCACGGTGGTTGGCGCGGTGCGCGAAGCGGCGGACGCGCTTGCCCAGATTCGCGCCAACACGGCCGAGGCGAGGGCGCAGGCCGAAGTGGTCCGCGGCTTCGCCGAAACGAACCGATTGAACGCCGTTCGCATCAATGCCGGGCTCGAGTCGCGCCTCACCGGCATCGACACCGACATCCGCCTGCTGGACGCCCAGCTCGCCTCCGCCACCCTGTCCGTCGACGCGCTTGCCGCACGGGCACGGCTCGCCCAGGCGCTGGGCGGCGGCTTTGATCCCTCCCGGAACCCAGCATCATGA
- a CDS encoding dihydrofolate reductase family protein: MRRIIGGLFMSVDGVIQAPGAPDEDTSGGFTQGGWAAGYWDEQTDAFIAGHIQNAEYDLLLGRRTYDIFADYWPRHRDDPIGERFERITKYVVTSDPDTLSWRGSQPLVGDPASTVAALRGGDGPDLLIQGSSQLYPALFGAGLIDRIFLTIMPVILGAGKRVLTGDAASATGLRLVDHRVSPGGVVMNVYERDGPVRTGDFGD; encoded by the coding sequence ATGCGTAGGATCATCGGCGGCCTCTTCATGTCGGTGGACGGCGTGATCCAGGCGCCAGGGGCGCCGGACGAGGATACCAGCGGCGGTTTCACTCAGGGCGGCTGGGCAGCGGGCTATTGGGACGAGCAAACCGACGCCTTCATCGCCGGGCATATCCAAAACGCGGAATATGATCTGCTGCTGGGCCGGCGCACCTACGACATCTTTGCCGATTACTGGCCGCGCCACCGAGACGATCCGATCGGCGAACGCTTCGAACGCATCACCAAATATGTCGTCACGTCCGATCCCGATACGCTGTCCTGGCGCGGGTCGCAGCCGCTGGTCGGCGATCCGGCGAGCACGGTCGCGGCTTTGCGCGGCGGCGACGGCCCCGATCTGCTGATCCAGGGCAGCAGCCAGCTTTATCCCGCGCTGTTCGGCGCGGGGCTGATCGATCGGATCTTCCTCACCATCATGCCGGTGATCCTGGGTGCCGGCAAACGCGTGCTGACCGGCGATGCCGCCTCCGCCACCGGACTACGGCTGGTCGACCATCGTGTCAGCCCGGGCGGCGTGGTGATGAACGTCTATGAGCGTGATGGACCGGTACGTACCGGCGATTTCGGCGACTGA
- a CDS encoding acyl-CoA dehydrogenase family protein has protein sequence MDLSLSDEQVMLRDTLTRYLAQSFAFDPHKSRDADALWRVLGRDLGVLGATLPAEAGGLGGGAVETMVVADALGEALAPIPYIETAVIAAGLLKRTGGERAAALLPQLADGSLRAVLAAGEADSRQALEAVKTKARRSGNGWTLDGEKVVVAGAPGADWLLVTARTSGDTRDVRGISLFLVPADAAGLSRHDYALIDGLPASDLTLAGVTLPADALLGDEGGALPLLEQARDEGIAALCAEAAGLTRKLLGDTVAYTKERKQFGQPLASFQALQHRMVDMYIAVEQATSAAYLAALHVEGPAEQRARAVAAAKATVADAVRFVGQNAVQLHGGMGMTDELAVGHYFRRATAIEQQFGATDHHAKRYAALMREDLGI, from the coding sequence ATGGATCTTTCGCTCAGCGACGAGCAGGTGATGCTGCGCGACACGCTCACGCGGTATCTGGCGCAAAGCTTTGCGTTCGATCCCCATAAGTCGCGCGACGCCGACGCCCTGTGGCGCGTTCTTGGCCGCGACCTGGGCGTGCTGGGCGCAACCCTGCCGGCCGAGGCTGGTGGCCTGGGCGGCGGCGCGGTCGAAACCATGGTGGTGGCGGACGCGCTTGGCGAGGCGCTTGCCCCCATTCCTTATATCGAAACCGCGGTGATCGCCGCCGGCCTCCTGAAGCGGACCGGTGGGGAGCGCGCCGCCGCGCTTCTCCCGCAGCTCGCCGATGGCAGCCTCCGCGCCGTGCTGGCTGCTGGTGAGGCGGACAGCCGCCAGGCGCTGGAGGCGGTGAAGACAAAAGCGCGGCGGAGCGGCAATGGCTGGACGCTGGATGGCGAAAAGGTCGTCGTGGCCGGCGCGCCGGGTGCCGACTGGCTGCTCGTCACCGCCCGCACCTCCGGAGACACGCGCGACGTGCGCGGCATATCCCTCTTCCTCGTGCCGGCCGATGCTGCGGGGCTGTCACGCCATGATTATGCCCTGATCGATGGCCTGCCCGCGTCCGACCTGACGCTCGCCGGCGTCACCCTGCCGGCGGATGCCTTGCTGGGTGACGAAGGCGGCGCGTTGCCGCTGCTGGAACAGGCGCGGGACGAGGGGATCGCTGCCCTGTGCGCCGAGGCCGCCGGGCTCACCCGCAAGCTGCTCGGCGACACGGTCGCTTACACCAAGGAGCGCAAGCAGTTCGGCCAGCCGCTCGCCAGCTTCCAGGCGCTGCAGCACCGCATGGTGGACATGTATATCGCCGTCGAGCAGGCGACCTCCGCCGCCTATCTCGCCGCGCTCCATGTCGAGGGTCCCGCCGAGCAGCGCGCCCGCGCGGTCGCGGCGGCAAAGGCGACGGTGGCCGATGCAGTGCGCTTCGTTGGGCAGAATGCGGTGCAACTGCACGGCGGCATGGGCATGACGGACGAGCTGGCGGTCGGCCATTATTTCCGCCGCGCTACCGCCATCGAGCAGCAGTTCGGTGCGACCGATCACCACGCGAAACGCTATGCTGCACTGATGCGCGAGGATCTGGGAATCTGA
- a CDS encoding VOC family protein translates to MPSDKLVTCVWFDLGQAREAATFYAGLFPDSHVGAVQDSPADNPSMAAGGELTVEFTVLGRPFLGLNGGPNFTPNEAVSFMVLTDDQAETDRYWNAIVGNGGQESACGWCKDRWGFSWQITPRALMDAMADPDRAAAKRAMEAMMTMRKIDIATIERARAGEPADA, encoded by the coding sequence ATGCCCAGCGACAAGCTCGTGACCTGCGTCTGGTTCGATCTCGGCCAGGCGCGCGAGGCCGCCACTTTCTACGCCGGCCTGTTTCCCGACAGCCATGTCGGCGCGGTGCAGGATTCGCCGGCGGACAATCCCTCGATGGCGGCGGGCGGTGAACTGACCGTCGAGTTTACCGTTCTCGGCCGTCCCTTCCTAGGCCTCAACGGCGGGCCGAACTTCACCCCGAACGAGGCCGTCAGCTTCATGGTGCTGACCGACGATCAGGCGGAGACCGATCGATACTGGAACGCCATCGTCGGCAATGGCGGGCAGGAAAGCGCCTGCGGCTGGTGCAAGGACCGCTGGGGCTTTTCATGGCAGATCACCCCGCGTGCGCTGATGGACGCGATGGCCGATCCCGACCGCGCCGCCGCGAAGCGCGCGATGGAAGCGATGATGACCATGCGCAAGATCGATATCGCCACCATCGAACGCGCCCGCGCCGGAGAGCCGGCCGATGCGTAG
- a CDS encoding pitrilysin family protein produces MRLSISLAASVAALALVPPSFAQTTPQPGVAATADRPAPVADLVGAIDIPYQQFTLPNGLRVVVHTDRKAPVVAVSVWYDVGSKHEPAGKTGFAHLFEHLMFNGSENAPGDFFEPLKQVGATDLNGTTYFDRTNYFETVPTAALEQALYLESDRMGWLTGAISQAVLDEQRGVVQNEKREGDNQPYGLISYKLIEGVFPDAHPYGHSTIGSMADLDKASLQDVKDWFRDHYGPNNAVLVLAGDIDVPTAKRLTAKYFGAIKRGPESVAPQAAVPVLAQPRSEVMKDRVAAPLVVKSWPVPGLNDAAAPALEVAASVLGGLASSRFDNALVKGDKTAVQVSASYSDFAQVGTFTIHAMVRPGVDPAIVSRRLDELVAEFIRNGPTPDEVQRTLTTTISRRIGGLEAVGGFGGKAVALAEGALYSDDPGFYKKQLAALAAQMPASVKAAAQQWLTRPNYSLTVVPGERDAYEEAMVPPPAEQTKAPEAPAKGTREPMPPVGEVGALAFPKVERAQLSNGVELVYAQRATVPITQMVASFDAGAAADVADQLGTQSMTLAMIDEGTARLNSIQLAEAKERLGLDIFTGSSADRTTVSFRAPSANLGPALDIWAELLRAPSFPDSELARVRAQMLTQIAQEQTDPEGIEQRILPPILYGPAHPYAKNQGSGDAEAVAALTRADLVAFHHAWLRPDKAKVFVVSDRPLAEVKAGLDRALAGWKGEGAAGTKVFREDRSLPVPRIVLVDRPDSPQSRIAGVLRTGLRGTDDLLPVITANDALGGDFLGRINMDLRETKHWSYGAYGGFARHAEAAPYQLRAPVQADKTGASIAAMKAEIGAFVGNRPMSEAEFQRTITGATRSLAGDFETSGAVLGAMQANDLYRRPDDYYATITQRYRAMTRDQLNGAIRSVIDPNRFIWVVIGDAKAVRPQLDTLGLPVEVMPAASVTGAPEESE; encoded by the coding sequence TTGCGTCTGTCGATCTCACTGGCCGCCAGTGTCGCGGCCCTTGCTCTTGTTCCCCCCTCCTTCGCCCAGACCACGCCGCAACCGGGTGTAGCGGCAACGGCCGACCGGCCAGCCCCCGTCGCCGACCTCGTGGGCGCCATCGACATCCCATACCAGCAGTTCACCTTGCCCAATGGCCTGCGCGTGGTGGTGCACACCGATCGCAAGGCGCCGGTGGTGGCTGTGTCGGTCTGGTATGACGTCGGCTCCAAGCATGAACCGGCGGGCAAGACCGGCTTTGCGCATCTGTTCGAACATCTGATGTTCAACGGCAGCGAGAATGCGCCGGGCGATTTCTTCGAGCCGCTGAAGCAGGTCGGCGCGACCGATCTCAACGGCACGACCTATTTCGATCGTACCAATTACTTTGAGACGGTGCCGACCGCCGCGCTGGAACAGGCGCTGTACCTCGAAAGCGATCGCATGGGCTGGCTGACCGGCGCGATCTCGCAGGCGGTATTGGATGAGCAGCGCGGCGTGGTGCAGAACGAGAAACGCGAAGGCGACAATCAGCCTTACGGCCTTATCAGCTACAAGCTGATCGAAGGCGTGTTCCCGGATGCGCATCCCTACGGCCACAGCACGATCGGATCGATGGCCGATCTCGACAAGGCCAGCCTTCAGGACGTGAAGGACTGGTTCCGTGACCATTACGGGCCGAACAATGCCGTGCTGGTCCTGGCAGGCGATATTGACGTGCCGACGGCGAAGCGCCTGACGGCCAAATATTTCGGCGCCATCAAGCGCGGGCCGGAGAGCGTGGCCCCGCAAGCGGCGGTGCCGGTGCTGGCGCAGCCGCGCAGCGAGGTGATGAAGGATCGGGTCGCCGCTCCGCTCGTGGTGAAGAGCTGGCCAGTCCCGGGCCTCAACGATGCGGCGGCACCGGCGCTGGAGGTTGCCGCATCGGTGCTGGGCGGGCTCGCCAGCTCGCGCTTCGACAATGCGCTGGTGAAGGGTGACAAGACCGCCGTGCAGGTGAGCGCGAGCTATTCCGATTTCGCGCAGGTCGGCACCTTCACCATCCATGCCATGGTGCGGCCGGGCGTCGACCCGGCGATCGTGTCCCGCCGCCTGGACGAGCTGGTGGCCGAGTTCATCCGCAACGGTCCGACGCCCGATGAGGTGCAGCGGACGCTGACCACCACGATCTCCCGCCGGATTGGCGGGCTGGAGGCGGTCGGCGGCTTTGGTGGCAAGGCGGTCGCGCTGGCGGAGGGCGCGCTCTATTCGGACGATCCGGGCTTCTACAAGAAGCAGCTCGCCGCCTTGGCCGCCCAGATGCCGGCCAGCGTGAAGGCTGCGGCGCAGCAATGGCTGACCCGTCCGAATTACAGCCTCACCGTCGTGCCGGGCGAGCGCGACGCCTATGAGGAAGCCATGGTGCCGCCGCCCGCGGAACAGACCAAGGCGCCGGAGGCTCCGGCCAAGGGGACGCGCGAGCCGATGCCGCCGGTCGGCGAGGTCGGCGCGCTCGCCTTTCCCAAGGTGGAACGGGCGCAGCTCTCGAACGGGGTCGAGCTTGTCTATGCGCAGCGCGCGACGGTGCCGATCACGCAGATGGTCGCCAGCTTCGATGCCGGTGCCGCAGCCGATGTGGCCGACCAACTGGGCACGCAGAGCATGACGCTCGCGATGATCGACGAAGGCACGGCGCGGCTCAATTCGATCCAGCTGGCCGAGGCGAAGGAGCGGCTCGGGCTCGATATCTTCACCGGATCGTCCGCCGATCGAACCACCGTCAGCTTCCGCGCGCCGAGCGCGAATCTCGGCCCGGCGCTGGATATCTGGGCCGAGCTGCTGCGCGCGCCTTCCTTCCCTGATAGCGAGCTGGCGCGCGTCCGGGCGCAAATGCTGACCCAGATCGCGCAGGAGCAGACCGATCCGGAAGGGATCGAGCAGCGTATCCTGCCGCCGATCCTCTACGGCCCGGCGCATCCCTATGCCAAGAACCAGGGCAGCGGCGATGCCGAGGCAGTGGCCGCATTGACGCGCGCCGATCTGGTCGCCTTCCACCACGCATGGCTCAGGCCGGACAAGGCCAAGGTGTTCGTTGTTTCCGATCGTCCGCTTGCCGAAGTGAAGGCGGGGCTGGATCGAGCACTGGCCGGCTGGAAGGGCGAGGGCGCGGCTGGCACCAAGGTGTTCCGTGAGGATCGCAGCCTGCCGGTGCCGCGCATCGTGCTGGTGGATCGCCCGGATTCACCGCAGTCGCGCATCGCCGGCGTGCTTCGCACGGGCCTTCGCGGCACGGACGATTTGTTGCCGGTGATCACCGCCAATGATGCGCTGGGCGGCGACTTCCTGGGCCGCATCAACATGGACCTCAGGGAAACCAAGCATTGGTCCTACGGCGCCTATGGCGGCTTCGCGCGCCATGCGGAGGCCGCGCCCTATCAGCTTCGCGCGCCCGTTCAGGCTGACAAGACCGGCGCGTCGATCGCCGCGATGAAGGCGGAAATCGGCGCGTTCGTCGGCAACCGGCCGATGAGCGAGGCGGAGTTCCAACGGACGATCACCGGCGCGACTCGATCGCTCGCCGGCGATTTTGAAACCTCCGGCGCGGTGCTGGGCGCGATGCAGGCCAACGACCTTTATCGCCGGCCCGACGATTATTATGCCACCATCACGCAGCGGTACCGCGCGATGACGCGCGATCAGCTGAACGGCGCGATCCGTAGCGTCATTGATCCGAACCGTTTCATCTGGGTCGTCATCGGCGATGCCAAGGCGGTCCGGCCTCAGCTTGACACGCTTGGACTGCCGGTCGAGGTGATGCCTGCCGCGTCCGTGACGGGCGCACCCGAGGAGAGTGAATGA
- a CDS encoding MarR family winged helix-turn-helix transcriptional regulator yields the protein MAFTESTFYPDASPGYLVRLIHQMSVAALDRTLAADGLTATQWMTLVSLHFGHADTCVGLARTLGHDKGAMTRLIDQMEAKGWVARQRDDEDRRLIRLSLTKAGSEAAIAAKRKVIACWNGFLADWSDADVANLIAMLQRLRRTMEESDTCAA from the coding sequence ATGGCATTCACCGAGTCGACCTTCTACCCGGATGCGTCGCCCGGCTATCTGGTGCGGCTGATCCACCAGATGTCGGTGGCGGCGCTTGATCGGACGCTGGCGGCGGATGGTCTGACCGCCACGCAATGGATGACGTTGGTGTCGCTCCACTTCGGTCACGCCGACACCTGCGTCGGGCTCGCGCGCACGCTCGGCCACGACAAGGGCGCGATGACCCGGCTGATCGATCAGATGGAGGCGAAGGGCTGGGTGGCGCGACAACGCGACGATGAGGATCGCCGGCTAATCCGCCTGTCGCTGACCAAGGCCGGCTCCGAGGCGGCGATTGCGGCCAAGCGCAAGGTGATCGCCTGCTGGAACGGCTTTCTCGCAGACTGGAGCGATGCCGACGTCGCCAATCTGATCGCCATGCTGCAGCGGCTGCGCCGCACGATGGAGGAAAGCGACACATGCGCCGCCTGA
- a CDS encoding efflux RND transporter periplasmic adaptor subunit, with the protein MTDTAVPAPPAGRPALRRRLLLGLAIVVIVGIAIWAVFHFLLAAPEEETDDAYVAGDVVAVTARDPGTIIAIHADNTQSVKAGQPLIDLDPLTADVNLAAAEAELARAVRGTRADFSRVTESGAAVVQAEAQLAAAQADYARRRGAAAEGAVSGEELSHAADQVKVARAALNLARSRRTQAQSTVAGTAVNTNPAVLAAIAAYRRAAIVRSHMHIVAPIDGVVAQRQAQVGQQIAAGTPLMAVVPLQRLWVDANFRETQLKDIRIGQPATVVADAYGDEVVYHGRVAGLSAGSGNAFALLPPQNASGNWIKIVQRVPVRIMLDPKELGANPLRVGLSVLATVDTASTGGARLAAPAAQPYRGNVAEADPAVEAKIAQIIAANR; encoded by the coding sequence ATGACCGATACCGCCGTTCCCGCCCCGCCCGCCGGCCGCCCGGCGCTTCGTCGCCGGCTGCTGCTGGGTCTCGCCATCGTCGTGATCGTCGGCATCGCGATCTGGGCCGTGTTCCACTTCCTCCTCGCCGCACCGGAAGAGGAGACCGACGACGCCTATGTCGCCGGCGACGTAGTGGCAGTGACGGCGCGCGATCCGGGAACGATCATCGCCATCCACGCCGACAATACGCAGTCGGTGAAGGCTGGCCAGCCGTTGATCGATCTCGATCCGCTGACGGCCGACGTGAACCTCGCCGCGGCCGAGGCGGAACTGGCGCGCGCCGTGCGTGGCACCCGCGCCGATTTCTCCCGCGTCACTGAATCCGGCGCCGCCGTGGTTCAGGCGGAGGCACAGCTCGCCGCCGCCCAGGCCGATTACGCCCGCCGGCGCGGTGCCGCCGCGGAGGGCGCCGTCTCGGGCGAGGAACTCAGCCACGCCGCCGATCAGGTAAAGGTCGCCCGCGCCGCGTTGAACCTGGCGCGCAGCCGCCGCACCCAGGCGCAGAGCACGGTGGCCGGCACGGCGGTGAACACCAACCCCGCCGTGCTCGCCGCCATCGCCGCCTATCGCCGCGCCGCCATCGTGCGCAGCCACATGCATATTGTCGCGCCGATCGATGGCGTGGTGGCGCAGCGCCAGGCGCAGGTGGGGCAGCAGATCGCCGCCGGCACGCCGCTGATGGCGGTGGTCCCGCTCCAGCGCCTGTGGGTGGACGCGAACTTCCGCGAAACGCAGCTCAAGGACATCCGCATCGGTCAGCCCGCGACGGTGGTGGCCGACGCTTATGGCGATGAAGTGGTCTATCACGGCCGCGTCGCCGGCCTGTCGGCGGGCAGCGGCAACGCCTTTGCCCTGCTGCCGCCGCAGAATGCCAGCGGCAACTGGATCAAGATCGTGCAGCGCGTGCCGGTGCGGATCATGCTCGATCCCAAAGAGCTGGGTGCGAACCCGCTGCGCGTCGGCCTGTCGGTGCTCGCCACGGTGGACACCGCCAGCACCGGCGGTGCGCGTCTGGCCGCCCCCGCCGCGCAACCCTATCGTGGCAACGTCGCCGAGGCCGATCCCGCCGTCGAGGCGAAGATCGCTCAGATCATCGCGGCGAACCGCTGA